From the Aquitalea magnusonii genome, one window contains:
- a CDS encoding extracellular solute-binding protein, translated as MKVCKLHSLALVAGLLVSASAMAGGELNLYNWSDYIPQDLLKRFEKETGIKVNLDVFDSNESLLAKLKAGAKGYDVVVPSDYMVKIMRDEGLLEKIDVSKMPNFKLVQAPLNKPDFDPQREYSAPYMWGVTGFTYDASRVPGGKLDNSWRSFFTPPAALKGKVVALNDVAELYKAAAIYLKVDQCTEDPKQAKRIQDLLEAQKPMLAMYNSDGTIERMQAQEVIMHQQWNGAAYRTRQKLKSAVFVYPKEGIPFWNDNLVIPKGAKNRDNALKFINWMMEPKNIAEASNFTGYNNAIKGSSAYFVADLKADPAINPTAAMRALFVPNKNCSAKANALRDRVWTKLKK; from the coding sequence ATGAAAGTCTGCAAACTGCATTCGCTGGCCCTGGTGGCTGGTCTGCTGGTATCCGCCTCGGCCATGGCCGGGGGCGAGCTGAACCTGTACAACTGGTCCGACTACATCCCGCAGGATTTGCTCAAGCGCTTCGAGAAGGAAACCGGCATCAAGGTGAACCTGGATGTGTTTGATTCCAACGAATCCCTGCTGGCCAAGCTGAAGGCCGGGGCCAAGGGCTATGACGTGGTGGTGCCGTCCGACTACATGGTGAAGATCATGCGCGACGAAGGCCTGCTGGAAAAAATCGACGTCAGCAAGATGCCCAATTTCAAGCTGGTGCAGGCTCCGCTCAACAAGCCGGACTTCGACCCGCAACGCGAATACTCCGCACCTTATATGTGGGGCGTGACCGGCTTTACCTATGACGCCAGCCGCGTGCCGGGCGGCAAGCTGGACAATAGCTGGAGGAGCTTCTTCACCCCGCCGGCCGCGCTCAAGGGCAAGGTGGTGGCGCTCAATGACGTGGCCGAGCTGTACAAGGCCGCCGCCATCTACCTGAAAGTGGACCAGTGTACCGAAGACCCGAAGCAGGCCAAGCGCATCCAGGACCTGCTGGAAGCGCAAAAGCCGATGCTGGCCATGTATAACTCCGACGGCACCATCGAGCGCATGCAGGCGCAGGAAGTCATCATGCACCAGCAATGGAATGGTGCCGCCTACCGCACCCGCCAGAAGCTGAAGTCGGCGGTGTTTGTCTATCCGAAAGAAGGCATCCCGTTCTGGAACGACAATCTGGTGATCCCCAAAGGTGCCAAAAACCGCGATAACGCGCTCAAGTTCATCAACTGGATGATGGAGCCGAAGAATATCGCCGAAGCCTCCAACTTCACCGGCTACAACAACGCCATCAAGGGCAGCTCGGCCTATTTTGTCGCCGACCTCAAGGCCGACCCGGCCATCAACCCCACCGCTGCCATGCGCGCGCTGTTTGTGCCCAACAAGAACTGTTCGGCCAAGGCCAATGCCCTGCGCGACCGGGTGTGGACCAAGCTGAAGAAATGA
- a CDS encoding ABC transporter permease, producing the protein MQASNNLWRFRGVTPTAMLAFVYLYLPIVVLVVLSFNANRIATLWTGFSFDWYLKVMDNDNILRATKNSLIIACGATVLATSFATMAALAMAGRRFRGQAFINAMLGLPLLVPEIVTAVASLLFFLALGLDLGLMTVLIAHTVFCIPFAYLPIRARLEGLDPRLAEAAADLYAGPFATFRRVTLPLILPGVLSGAMLAFIVSLDDFVITFFVAGAGATTLPVYIFGLIRMGITPEVNAVSALMLLVSIAFVALSYWMGQRKS; encoded by the coding sequence ATGCAGGCAAGCAATAACTTGTGGCGCTTCCGTGGCGTCACCCCCACCGCCATGCTGGCCTTTGTCTACCTCTACCTGCCCATCGTGGTGCTGGTGGTGCTGTCCTTCAACGCCAACCGCATTGCCACGTTGTGGACCGGTTTTTCCTTCGACTGGTATCTGAAGGTGATGGACAACGACAACATCCTGCGGGCCACCAAAAACTCGCTGATCATCGCCTGCGGTGCCACGGTGCTGGCTACCAGCTTTGCCACCATGGCGGCGCTGGCCATGGCGGGCAGGCGCTTTCGCGGCCAGGCCTTCATCAATGCCATGCTGGGCCTGCCGCTCTTGGTGCCGGAAATTGTCACTGCCGTGGCGTCCTTGCTGTTTTTCCTGGCGCTGGGGCTGGACCTGGGGCTGATGACGGTGCTGATTGCCCACACCGTGTTCTGCATTCCCTTTGCCTACCTGCCTATCCGCGCCCGGCTGGAAGGGCTGGACCCACGGCTGGCGGAAGCCGCGGCGGACCTGTACGCCGGGCCGTTTGCCACCTTCCGCCGGGTGACCCTGCCCTTGATCCTGCCGGGCGTGCTGTCCGGCGCCATGCTGGCCTTCATCGTGTCGCTGGACGATTTCGTCATCACCTTTTTTGTGGCCGGTGCCGGTGCCACCACGCTGCCGGTGTACATCTTCGGCCTGATCCGCATGGGCATCACCCCGGAAGTGAATGCGGTGTCGGCGCTGATGCTGCTGGTGTCCATTGCCTTTGTCGCGCTGTCCTACTGGATGGGCCAGCGCAAGTCCTGA